The Leifsonia williamsii genome includes a region encoding these proteins:
- a CDS encoding endonuclease domain-containing protein, with product MAVATRLIDDLLHVTVARPDRAPRRRGVVGHQCLAAVEDLRGLPVAGAVEAWCQAAALATADELILAGDALLRRQRPLSRHEELTAAVESAAGRPGVRRLREALPLIRARTDSPMETVLRLAIVRAGLPEPVVNYAIDVGERLLHADLAYPQERLAVEYDGDQHRIDARQYERDIDRLWRIEARGWRVIRINKSHLLGSGGEAIRRVRAALRSS from the coding sequence GTGGCCGTCGCCACGCGACTGATCGACGACCTCCTTCACGTCACCGTGGCACGGCCCGACCGCGCTCCACGTCGTCGCGGCGTCGTCGGTCACCAGTGCTTGGCGGCGGTGGAGGATCTGCGCGGCCTTCCTGTCGCCGGTGCGGTGGAGGCGTGGTGTCAGGCGGCGGCGCTCGCCACCGCGGATGAGCTGATCCTGGCCGGAGACGCGCTCCTGCGCAGGCAGCGTCCCCTCTCCCGCCATGAGGAGCTGACTGCGGCGGTGGAGTCGGCCGCTGGGCGACCCGGCGTCCGCCGGCTTCGTGAGGCGCTCCCCTTGATCCGAGCACGCACGGACTCGCCGATGGAGACGGTCCTGCGGCTCGCCATCGTGCGGGCAGGGCTCCCCGAACCGGTCGTGAACTATGCCATCGACGTCGGAGAGCGCCTGCTCCACGCCGACCTCGCCTATCCGCAGGAGCGTCTGGCGGTCGAGTACGACGGCGACCAGCATCGCATCGACGCGCGCCAGTACGAGCGGGACATCGACCGCCTCTGGCGCATCGAGGCACGAGGATGGCGCGTCATCCGTATCAACAAGTCGCACCTGCTGGGAAGCGGCGGCGAGGCCATCAGGCGCGTACGGGCCGCTCTCCGATCGAGTTGA
- a CDS encoding aminoacyl-tRNA deacylase translates to MAESPESVDNPTAETPVDNAGSPADGRSRVLADASARGVDVEIVERPAARSLEEAASLLGLQPSDIVKTLVVKRSDDTFVFALVPGGRKISWPKLRGLLGVNKLQLPDASVALAATGYERGTITPFGSTTAWPVVADATIPGRRVSMGAGAHGYSLFVDADALITAYDATVADITDPE, encoded by the coding sequence ATGGCCGAGAGCCCCGAATCCGTGGACAACCCGACCGCCGAGACTCCTGTGGACAACGCGGGATCGCCCGCCGACGGCCGCTCGCGCGTGCTTGCGGACGCCTCCGCCCGCGGCGTCGACGTCGAGATCGTCGAGCGGCCCGCCGCGCGGAGCCTGGAGGAGGCGGCGAGCCTCCTCGGCCTCCAGCCCTCCGACATCGTGAAGACGCTGGTGGTGAAGCGCAGCGACGACACGTTCGTGTTCGCCCTGGTGCCCGGCGGCCGCAAGATCTCGTGGCCGAAGCTGCGCGGCCTCCTCGGCGTCAACAAGCTGCAGCTGCCCGACGCCTCGGTCGCCCTCGCGGCGACGGGCTACGAGCGCGGCACGATCACGCCCTTCGGCAGCACGACGGCGTGGCCGGTCGTCGCCGACGCGACGATCCCGGGCCGCCGCGTCTCGATGGGCGCGGGCGCCCACGGCTACTCGCTCTTCGTGGACGCCGACGCCCTGATCACGGCCTACGACGCGACGGTCGCCGACATCACCGACCCCGAGTGA
- the dusB gene encoding tRNA dihydrouridine synthase DusB yields the protein MSTTATLSPAPQLTIGPLALDVPVVLAPMAGITNTAFRRLCREFGAGLYVSEMITSRALVERTPESLRLITHHESETPRSIQLYGVDPTTVREAVTMLVAEDRADHIDLNFGCPVPKVTRKGGGAALPWKLGLFREIVEQAVKAAGDIPLTVKMRKGIDSDHLTYLEAAKAAEGAGVASIALHARTAAEFYSGHADWSAITKLKETITGTPVLGNGDIWSAADAIRMVDETGCDGVVVGRGCLGRPWLFGDLAAAFRARAGELTAEEAAAAQAHPTLGQVAATFRRHAELLVEFFDSEERGCRDIRKHVAWYFKGYPVGGDLRASLATVDTLAHLDDLLATLDWEQEYPGEAAEGQRGRAGSPKRTALPEGWLDSREVDGATRAQVAEAEVHNSGG from the coding sequence ATGTCTACCACAGCCACCCTAAGCCCAGCGCCCCAGCTGACCATCGGTCCGCTGGCTCTCGACGTGCCGGTCGTCCTCGCGCCCATGGCCGGGATCACCAACACCGCGTTCCGCCGGCTCTGCCGGGAGTTCGGCGCCGGCCTCTACGTCAGCGAGATGATCACGTCGCGCGCCCTCGTCGAGCGCACGCCCGAATCGCTGCGGCTCATCACGCACCACGAGTCGGAGACGCCGCGCTCCATCCAGCTCTACGGCGTCGATCCCACGACCGTGCGCGAGGCCGTCACGATGCTCGTGGCGGAGGATCGCGCCGACCACATCGACCTCAACTTCGGCTGCCCGGTGCCCAAGGTCACCCGCAAGGGCGGGGGAGCGGCGCTGCCCTGGAAGCTCGGGCTGTTCCGCGAGATCGTCGAGCAGGCGGTGAAGGCGGCCGGCGACATCCCGCTCACCGTCAAGATGCGCAAGGGCATCGACAGCGACCACCTCACCTACCTCGAGGCCGCGAAAGCCGCCGAGGGAGCAGGGGTCGCCTCCATCGCGCTGCACGCCCGTACCGCGGCCGAGTTCTACTCGGGCCACGCCGACTGGTCAGCGATCACGAAGCTGAAAGAGACGATCACCGGCACGCCGGTGCTCGGCAACGGCGACATCTGGTCGGCGGCCGACGCGATCCGCATGGTCGACGAGACCGGCTGCGACGGAGTCGTCGTCGGCCGCGGCTGCCTCGGCCGGCCGTGGCTGTTCGGCGACCTCGCCGCCGCGTTCCGCGCCCGCGCCGGGGAGCTGACCGCCGAGGAGGCCGCGGCGGCCCAGGCGCACCCGACGCTCGGGCAGGTGGCGGCGACGTTCCGCCGCCACGCCGAACTGCTGGTCGAGTTCTTCGACAGCGAGGAGCGCGGCTGCCGCGACATCCGCAAGCACGTCGCCTGGTACTTCAAGGGCTACCCGGTCGGCGGCGACCTGCGCGCGAGCCTCGCGACCGTCGACACGCTCGCGCACCTCGACGACCTCCTCGCCACGCTGGACTGGGAGCAGGAGTACCCGGGCGAGGCCGCGGAGGGGCAGCGCGGCCGCGCCGGCTCGCCCAAGCGCACCGCGCTCCCCGAGGGCTGGCTCGACAGCCGAGAGGTCGATGGCGCGACGCGCGCCCAGGTCGCCGAGGCGGAGGTGCACAACAGTGGTGGATAG
- a CDS encoding deoxyguanosinetriphosphate triphosphohydrolase, producing MVDSLTTPADTRSSSGYTEHDRERWHPEHHSNRRSDFARDRARLLHSSALRRLAAKTQVLSPTAGLDFARNRLTHSLEVAQVGRELANALGLDPDIVDTACLAHDIGHPPFGHNGERALNAWASDIGGFEGNAQTLRLLSRLEPKVFGRDGRPYGLNLTRASLDASCKYPWPATSSVADPSGRAKFGFYDDDRPVFEWMRAGAPERQQCIEAQVMDLSDDIAYSVHDFEDAIVNGYIDVAALSSRVDHDDLVRSMHDWVGGEIGHDDLIAAFDRLDSLDIWLDGWDGSRRAQAHLKNLTSQLIGRFAHAAVHATKETAGGADLIRFGADVVVPASIRAEIAVLKGIVATFVMSRNTRQPIYAQQREILKTLADLLYARGPEQLDPGFAEDWRLAATDEERKRVVVDQVASLTDQSALSWYERLVQH from the coding sequence GTGGTGGATAGCCTCACGACCCCCGCCGACACCCGCTCGTCGTCCGGCTACACGGAGCACGACCGCGAGCGCTGGCACCCGGAGCACCATTCCAACCGGCGCAGCGACTTCGCGCGCGACCGGGCGCGGCTGCTGCACTCGAGCGCCCTGCGCAGGCTCGCCGCCAAGACGCAGGTGCTCAGCCCCACCGCCGGGCTCGACTTCGCACGCAACCGGCTGACGCACTCCCTCGAGGTCGCGCAGGTCGGCCGCGAGCTCGCGAACGCGCTCGGGCTCGACCCCGACATCGTCGACACCGCATGCCTGGCGCACGACATCGGCCACCCGCCGTTCGGCCACAACGGCGAGCGGGCGCTCAACGCCTGGGCGAGCGACATCGGCGGGTTCGAGGGCAACGCGCAGACGCTGCGCCTGCTCAGCCGCCTCGAGCCGAAGGTGTTCGGCCGCGACGGGAGGCCGTACGGGCTCAACCTCACCCGCGCGAGCCTCGACGCGAGCTGCAAGTACCCGTGGCCGGCGACCTCCTCGGTGGCCGACCCGAGCGGTCGCGCCAAATTCGGCTTCTACGACGACGACCGCCCGGTGTTCGAGTGGATGCGCGCCGGCGCCCCCGAGCGGCAGCAGTGCATCGAGGCGCAGGTGATGGACCTCTCCGACGACATCGCCTACTCCGTGCACGACTTCGAGGACGCGATCGTCAACGGCTACATCGACGTCGCCGCCCTCAGCAGCAGGGTCGACCACGACGACCTCGTCCGCTCGATGCACGACTGGGTCGGCGGCGAGATCGGCCACGACGACCTGATCGCGGCCTTCGACCGGCTCGACAGCCTCGACATCTGGCTCGACGGCTGGGACGGCAGCCGCCGCGCCCAGGCGCACCTCAAGAACCTCACCAGTCAGCTGATCGGGCGGTTCGCGCACGCGGCCGTCCACGCCACGAAGGAGACCGCCGGGGGAGCGGACCTGATCCGCTTCGGCGCCGACGTGGTGGTGCCGGCATCGATCCGGGCCGAGATCGCGGTGCTCAAGGGCATCGTCGCCACCTTCGTGATGTCGCGGAACACGCGGCAGCCGATCTACGCGCAGCAGCGCGAGATCCTGAAGACGCTGGCCGACCTTCTCTACGCTCGCGGCCCCGAGCAGCTCGACCCCGGCTTCGCCGAGGACTGGCGCCTCGCCGCGACGGACGAGGAGCGCAAGCGCGTCGTGGTCGACCAGGTCGCGAGCCTGACCGACCAGTCGGCGCTGAGCTGGTACGAGCGGCTGGTGCAGCACTGA
- a CDS encoding DUF4282 domain-containing protein, with amino-acid sequence MVPESPSAAEPLAQPVTEPADEAAADPGITVPLPAGGTAPEAKEPIAAGSSFGSTGTTDSVESGDAATTPLPVDEQPAAVPASGTRTGVSARNRFASILNSATHRRNHTPAEEPGSAPAGAVPSGAPAVPATEGQEAPTEVLVEAQASAATTTTPPQDTASAATEGAPAATADTPATSAGAPAATAASASSAHPGYPRSVNDLADRLDDSRFFSSLFDFTFTSYVTRKLAGPVYVVGLVLIGLAIVVGFSNSLAIAISTHSPAGAFVFLLGVLITLVGAILAVLLLRVGIEVFCAIIEIAQNTRRRQPPRE; translated from the coding sequence GTGGTCCCTGAATCCCCGAGCGCGGCAGAGCCCCTGGCCCAGCCGGTCACCGAGCCCGCCGACGAAGCGGCTGCGGATCCCGGGATCACGGTCCCCCTCCCTGCCGGCGGCACCGCACCGGAGGCGAAGGAGCCGATCGCTGCCGGGAGCAGCTTCGGGAGCACCGGCACCACCGACAGCGTCGAGAGCGGTGACGCGGCGACGACACCGCTTCCGGTGGACGAGCAGCCCGCAGCGGTACCCGCGTCCGGGACCCGCACGGGCGTCAGCGCCAGGAACCGCTTCGCCTCCATCCTGAACTCGGCCACGCATCGTCGTAACCACACCCCGGCCGAGGAGCCCGGTTCCGCGCCCGCCGGCGCGGTCCCTTCCGGCGCTCCGGCCGTCCCCGCCACCGAAGGGCAGGAGGCGCCGACCGAGGTGCTGGTGGAGGCGCAGGCCTCCGCAGCCACGACGACCACCCCGCCGCAGGACACGGCCTCCGCCGCCACTGAAGGCGCTCCCGCCGCCACCGCGGACACCCCGGCCACCAGCGCCGGCGCCCCGGCCGCAACCGCCGCCTCCGCGTCGTCCGCCCACCCCGGCTACCCCCGCAGCGTGAACGACCTCGCCGACCGGCTCGACGACTCGCGGTTCTTCTCGTCGCTGTTCGACTTCACGTTCACCAGCTACGTGACGCGCAAGCTCGCCGGCCCCGTGTATGTGGTCGGGCTGGTGCTGATCGGGCTCGCGATCGTCGTCGGCTTCTCCAACAGCCTCGCCATCGCGATCTCGACGCATTCGCCCGCCGGGGCGTTCGTTTTCCTGCTCGGGGTGCTGATCACCCTGGTCGGCGCCATCCTCGCGGTGCTGCTGCTGCGGGTCGGCATCGAGGTGTTCTGCGCCATCATCGAGATCGCCCAGAACACGCGCCGGAGGCAGCCGCCCCGAGAGTGA
- the dnaG gene encoding DNA primase: MAGRIRQSDIEEVKARTNIADIVGDYVSLKTGGVGALKGLCPFHDEKSPSFYVRPGVGRYHCFGCGEGGDVYEFLLKLDHVSFTDAVERLAARLGYQLHYEEGGGGPSESGANRARLLAANAAAEAFFRERLVAPDAEPGRRFLGERGFDANAAAQFGVGYAPKSWDELTKHLKTKGFTQEELLTAGLVSQGDRGVYDRFRGRLIWPIRDVTGQTIGFGARRLLEDDKGPKYLNTPETPVYKKAQVLYGLDLAKRDISRNDQVVVVEGYTDVMACHLAGVTTAVATCGTSFGVDHIKVIRRVMGDDNSQGSVIFTFDPDAAGQKAAARAFGEEQRFSAQTYVAVGPDGLDPCDLRIAQGDDAVRRMIDSRKPMFEFMIRQVVERFDLDTVEGRAGALRAGAPIVATIRDPASQSGYTRELARLSGADLQDATRAVRAAQRSGRDGSRGGAGGGQEQSRGREGARDGGGRGYGGDAMSDRSGGAPDLAPPLAPPVDPTDPTQRTERECLMVLLQVPTEVGAERAARVVQVPFVNPTHAVVRDAIASQLATLEQPGWVDRILAEVPVAYAPTVNALAVAALPQAGDNVGGYARGIVDGVIDRDLLREKAELTARFARTDQQEAELRRSLQLAMASIDRERMRLRGE, translated from the coding sequence ATGGCCGGCCGGATTCGACAGAGCGACATCGAAGAGGTCAAGGCCCGCACCAACATCGCCGACATCGTCGGCGACTACGTCAGCCTGAAGACCGGCGGCGTGGGCGCGCTCAAGGGGCTCTGCCCGTTCCACGACGAGAAGAGCCCCAGCTTCTACGTGCGCCCCGGCGTCGGCCGCTACCACTGCTTCGGCTGCGGCGAGGGCGGCGACGTCTACGAGTTCCTGCTCAAGCTCGACCACGTCTCGTTCACCGACGCCGTCGAGCGGCTCGCCGCCCGGCTCGGCTACCAGCTCCACTACGAGGAGGGCGGGGGAGGCCCGAGCGAGTCCGGCGCCAACCGCGCCCGGCTGCTCGCGGCCAACGCGGCGGCCGAGGCCTTCTTCCGGGAGCGCCTCGTCGCCCCCGACGCGGAGCCCGGCCGGCGCTTCCTCGGCGAACGCGGCTTCGACGCGAACGCCGCAGCGCAGTTCGGGGTGGGGTACGCGCCCAAGAGCTGGGACGAGCTGACCAAGCACCTCAAGACCAAGGGCTTCACCCAGGAGGAGCTGCTCACGGCCGGCCTCGTCTCGCAGGGCGACCGCGGCGTCTACGACCGGTTCCGCGGCCGGCTGATCTGGCCGATCCGCGACGTGACGGGGCAGACGATCGGCTTCGGCGCGCGCCGCCTGCTCGAGGACGACAAGGGCCCCAAATACCTCAACACCCCCGAGACCCCGGTGTACAAGAAGGCGCAGGTGCTCTACGGGCTCGACCTCGCCAAGCGCGACATCTCGCGCAACGACCAGGTCGTCGTCGTGGAGGGGTACACCGACGTCATGGCGTGCCACCTCGCCGGCGTCACCACGGCCGTCGCCACATGCGGCACCTCGTTCGGCGTCGACCACATCAAGGTGATCCGCCGCGTGATGGGCGACGACAACAGCCAGGGGTCGGTCATCTTCACCTTCGACCCCGACGCCGCAGGGCAGAAGGCGGCGGCGCGGGCGTTCGGCGAGGAGCAGCGCTTCTCGGCCCAGACCTACGTCGCGGTCGGCCCCGACGGCCTCGACCCCTGCGACCTCCGGATCGCCCAGGGCGACGACGCCGTGCGGCGCATGATCGACAGCCGCAAGCCGATGTTCGAGTTCATGATCCGTCAGGTCGTCGAGCGCTTCGACCTCGACACGGTGGAGGGGCGCGCAGGCGCCCTGCGCGCCGGCGCTCCGATCGTCGCCACGATCCGCGACCCCGCCTCGCAGAGCGGCTACACGCGCGAGCTCGCCCGCCTGTCGGGCGCCGACCTCCAGGACGCGACCAGAGCCGTGCGCGCCGCGCAGCGCTCGGGTCGCGACGGCTCGCGCGGCGGCGCGGGCGGCGGTCAGGAGCAGAGCCGCGGCCGCGAGGGCGCTCGCGACGGGGGCGGTCGCGGCTACGGCGGCGACGCGATGTCCGACCGCTCCGGAGGGGCCCCCGACCTCGCACCTCCTCTCGCGCCGCCGGTCGATCCGACCGACCCGACGCAGCGGACCGAGCGCGAGTGCCTGATGGTGCTGCTGCAGGTGCCGACCGAGGTCGGCGCCGAGCGCGCGGCCCGCGTCGTGCAGGTGCCGTTCGTCAACCCGACGCACGCGGTCGTGCGCGACGCCATCGCCAGCCAGCTGGCCACGCTGGAGCAGCCGGGCTGGGTCGACCGCATCCTCGCGGAGGTGCCGGTGGCGTACGCGCCGACCGTCAACGCCCTCGCGGTCGCCGCGCTGCCGCAGGCGGGCGACAACGTCGGCGGGTACGCCCGCGGGATCGTCGACGGGGTGATCGACCGCGACCTGCTGCGCGAGAAGGCGGAGCTCACCGCCCGCTTCGCGCGCACGGACCAGCAGGAGGCGGAGCTGCGCCGGTCGCTGCAGCTCGCCATGGCCTCCATCGACCGCGAGCGGATGCGGCTGCGCGGGGAGTAG
- a CDS encoding ABC transporter substrate-binding protein codes for MRSAHNGGRRLLAVSAAFAATALVLAGCSGSNSGSGGGGGGTLTIGTTDKITSIDPAGSYDNGSFAVMNQVYPFLLNSPYGSPDVKPDIAESAEFTSPTEYTVKLKSGLKFANGHDLTSSDVKFTFDRQKKINDPNGPSSLLANLDSIDTPDDTTVVFKLKIPNDQTFAQVLSSPAGPIVDEQVFSADKVTPDQDIVKGHAFAGQYDITSYDFNNLIAYKANPDYKGLLGKPATEKVNVKYYAQSSNLKLDIQKTAIDVAYRSLSATDIESLDGDKNVKVVKGPGGETRYIVFNFNTQPYGATTPEADPAKALAVRQAAADLVDRETIAKQVYKGTYTPLYSFVPEGLTGATTVLKDLYGDGNGGPSLDKAKETLQKAGVTTPVALNLQYNPDHYGPSSGDEYALVKEQLEQGGLFKVNLQSTEWVQYSKDRTSDVYPAYQLGWFPDYSDADNYLSPFFIKENFLANHYDNPEVQALIEKQLGTTDKGERTKLIEEIQAKVGADLSTLPLLQGSQIAVVAKGVSGVDKTLDPSFKFRYAALSK; via the coding sequence ATGAGATCCGCACACAACGGCGGTCGGCGCCTGCTCGCCGTCTCCGCCGCGTTCGCGGCCACGGCGCTGGTGCTCGCCGGCTGCTCCGGGAGCAACAGCGGCTCCGGCGGCGGCGGCGGTGGCACGCTCACCATCGGCACGACCGACAAGATCACGTCGATCGACCCCGCCGGCTCGTACGACAACGGCTCCTTCGCCGTCATGAACCAGGTCTACCCGTTCCTCCTGAACTCCCCGTACGGCAGCCCCGACGTGAAGCCGGACATCGCCGAGAGCGCCGAGTTCACCTCGCCGACCGAGTACACGGTGAAGCTCAAGTCGGGTCTGAAGTTCGCGAACGGTCACGACCTCACCTCCTCCGACGTGAAGTTCACCTTCGACCGCCAGAAGAAGATCAACGACCCGAACGGCCCCTCGTCGCTGCTCGCCAACCTCGACAGCATCGACACGCCGGACGACACCACCGTCGTCTTCAAGCTGAAGATCCCGAACGACCAGACCTTCGCCCAGGTGCTCTCGAGCCCGGCCGGCCCGATCGTCGACGAGCAGGTCTTCTCGGCCGACAAGGTCACCCCCGACCAGGACATCGTCAAGGGCCACGCCTTCGCCGGCCAGTACGACATCACGAGCTACGACTTCAACAACCTGATCGCGTACAAGGCCAACCCGGACTACAAGGGCCTGCTCGGCAAGCCCGCGACCGAGAAGGTCAACGTCAAGTACTACGCGCAGTCGTCGAACCTCAAGCTCGACATCCAGAAGACCGCGATCGACGTCGCCTACCGCAGCCTCTCGGCGACCGACATCGAGAGCCTCGACGGCGACAAGAACGTGAAGGTCGTGAAGGGCCCGGGCGGCGAGACCCGCTACATCGTCTTCAACTTCAACACGCAGCCGTACGGCGCCACCACGCCGGAGGCCGACCCCGCGAAGGCGCTGGCCGTGCGCCAGGCCGCTGCCGACCTGGTCGACCGCGAGACGATCGCCAAGCAGGTCTACAAGGGCACCTACACCCCGCTGTACTCCTTCGTGCCCGAGGGCCTGACCGGCGCCACCACGGTGCTCAAGGACCTGTACGGCGACGGCAACGGCGGCCCGAGCCTCGACAAGGCGAAGGAGACCCTGCAGAAGGCCGGCGTCACCACCCCGGTCGCGCTCAACCTCCAGTACAACCCGGACCACTACGGCCCGTCCTCCGGCGACGAGTACGCGCTCGTCAAGGAGCAGCTGGAGCAGGGCGGCCTGTTCAAGGTGAACCTGCAGTCGACCGAGTGGGTGCAGTACTCCAAGGACCGCACCAGCGACGTGTACCCGGCCTACCAGCTCGGCTGGTTCCCGGACTACTCCGACGCCGACAACTACCTGTCGCCGTTCTTCATCAAGGAGAACTTCCTCGCGAACCACTACGACAACCCCGAGGTCCAGGCTCTGATCGAGAAGCAGCTCGGCACCACCGACAAGGGCGAGCGCACGAAGCTGATCGAGGAGATCCAGGCCAAGGTGGGCGCCGACCTCAGCACCCTGCCGCTGCTGCAGGGCTCGCAGATCGCGGTCGTCGCGAAGGGCGTGTCCGGCGTCGACAAGACGCTCGACCCGTCGTTCAAGTTCCGCTACGCGGCGCTCTCGAAGTAG
- a CDS encoding ABC transporter permease has product MTTTVSSPAPGTTPGAERTKTKRRSGGGLGRYLLIRALLIIPTIFILVTVVFFLMRSTGDPITAALGGKLPPAQLAQRIHEAGYDRPLFVQYVEYLGALLRGDFGTTFTDNRPVTEVLVTYGAATLELAFYALVIAFIVGIPLGLVAAYFRDKPADATLRVSAILFYATPVFFVGLVLKLVFSIWLGWLPVAGRASTSSEIAMQTLENKTGIYLIDAFQTGDPEVIGDVLSHAILPGIALGLLTAGVFLRLVRTNVIGTLGTDYVDAARSRGVSESRLLRKHAYRPALIPIVTVIGLQIALLLGGAVLTERTFEWKGLGFQLVQYLQARDFVAVQGMVVLLAVIVTLTNFIVDVIAALIDPRVRY; this is encoded by the coding sequence ATGACCACGACCGTCAGTTCCCCGGCGCCGGGCACCACCCCCGGCGCGGAACGAACGAAGACGAAGCGCCGGTCCGGCGGCGGCCTCGGCCGCTATCTGCTGATCCGCGCGCTTCTGATCATCCCCACGATCTTCATCCTCGTCACCGTCGTCTTCTTCCTCATGCGCTCGACGGGCGACCCCATCACCGCCGCGCTCGGCGGCAAGCTGCCTCCTGCGCAGTTGGCCCAGCGCATCCACGAGGCCGGCTACGACCGTCCGCTCTTCGTCCAGTACGTCGAGTACCTGGGCGCCCTGCTGCGCGGCGACTTCGGCACCACGTTCACCGACAACCGGCCCGTGACGGAGGTGCTCGTCACGTACGGCGCCGCGACCCTCGAGCTCGCGTTCTACGCGCTCGTCATCGCGTTCATCGTCGGCATCCCGCTCGGTCTCGTGGCCGCGTACTTCCGCGACAAGCCCGCCGACGCGACCCTGCGCGTCTCGGCGATCCTCTTCTACGCGACCCCGGTGTTCTTCGTCGGCCTGGTGCTGAAGCTGGTCTTCTCGATCTGGCTCGGCTGGCTGCCCGTCGCGGGCCGCGCCTCCACCAGCTCCGAGATCGCGATGCAGACGCTGGAGAACAAGACCGGCATCTACCTGATCGACGCGTTCCAGACCGGCGACCCGGAGGTCATCGGCGACGTCCTGTCGCACGCGATCCTCCCCGGCATCGCGCTCGGCCTGCTGACGGCCGGCGTGTTCCTGCGGCTCGTGCGCACGAACGTCATCGGCACGCTCGGCACCGACTACGTCGACGCCGCCCGATCGCGGGGCGTGAGCGAGTCGCGGCTGCTGCGCAAGCACGCGTACCGGCCGGCGCTGATCCCGATCGTGACGGTCATCGGCCTGCAGATCGCCCTGCTGCTGGGTGGCGCCGTCCTGACCGAGCGCACCTTCGAGTGGAAGGGGCTCGGCTTCCAGCTGGTCCAGTACCTGCAGGCGCGCGACTTCGTCGCCGTGCAGGGCATGGTCGTGCTGCTGGCGGTCATCGTCACGCTGACGAACTTCATCGTCGACGTGATCGCGGCGCTCATCGACCCGAGGGTGAGGTACTGA
- a CDS encoding ABC transporter permease, with translation MARKRSLWERIPVVHQLRQSVGLQRGMLVAGLVLTAVFVLVAIFAPLIAPYGFAQLRSDGEAFGAQQPPSSAHIWGTTSGGYDVFSRVIWGAQTAILVIIVAVILSIVIGVLLGLISGYFGGWLDRVLVVVCDAIYAFPSLLLAIVLAIAISGGQSSLWGGILAAAGSITVVYIPQYFRVIRAETVRIKAEAYVEAAKVIGASNGRIMFRHVFRNATRTLPLIFTLNSSEAILTLAGLGFLGFGIEPTAAAEWGFDLNKAIDDVTSGIWWTSVYPGVAIVLAVLGITLVGESLNDLADPRLRARRRAAVASGQVAETSVVPGGPLAAGPGGVDGLEGGESFDEHGIEVRP, from the coding sequence ATGGCCCGCAAGCGCAGTCTCTGGGAGCGCATCCCCGTCGTCCACCAGCTCCGGCAGAGCGTCGGCCTGCAGCGCGGCATGCTCGTGGCCGGCCTGGTGCTCACCGCCGTCTTCGTCCTGGTCGCGATCTTCGCGCCGCTGATCGCGCCGTACGGGTTCGCGCAGCTCCGCAGCGACGGCGAGGCGTTCGGCGCGCAGCAGCCGCCGAGCTCCGCGCACATCTGGGGCACCACCTCCGGCGGATACGACGTGTTCTCGCGCGTGATCTGGGGCGCCCAGACGGCGATCCTCGTCATCATCGTCGCGGTGATCCTCTCGATCGTCATCGGCGTGCTGCTCGGCCTGATCTCCGGCTACTTCGGCGGCTGGCTCGACCGCGTGCTCGTCGTCGTCTGCGACGCGATCTACGCGTTCCCGTCGCTGCTGCTGGCCATCGTGCTCGCGATCGCGATCAGCGGCGGGCAGTCGAGCCTCTGGGGCGGCATCCTCGCCGCGGCCGGCTCGATCACGGTGGTCTACATCCCGCAGTACTTCCGCGTGATCCGCGCCGAGACGGTCCGCATCAAGGCCGAGGCGTACGTGGAGGCGGCGAAGGTGATCGGCGCGAGCAACGGCCGGATCATGTTCCGCCACGTGTTCCGCAACGCCACCCGCACGCTCCCGCTGATCTTCACCCTGAACTCGTCGGAGGCGATCCTCACGCTGGCTGGCCTGGGCTTCCTCGGCTTCGGCATCGAGCCGACGGCGGCGGCCGAGTGGGGCTTCGACCTCAACAAGGCCATCGACGACGTCACGAGCGGCATCTGGTGGACCTCGGTGTACCCGGGTGTCGCCATCGTGCTCGCGGTGCTCGGCATCACGCTCGTCGGCGAGAGCCTCAACGACCTGGCGGACCCGCGACTGCGTGCGCGCCGTCGTGCGGCCGTCGCCTCCGGCCAGGTGGCCGAGACCTCCGTCGTCCCCGGCGGCCCGCTCGCGGCGGGCCCGGGCGGGGTCGACGGCCTGGAGGGCGGAGAGTCCTTTGACGAGCACGGAATCGAGGTGCGTCCATGA